One part of the Ralstonia pickettii genome encodes these proteins:
- the cueR gene encoding Cu(I)-responsive transcriptional regulator, whose product MNIGQAASVSGVSAKMIRYYESIGLVASADRSEGNYRMYRENDIHTLRFIGRARALGFSMVQIRELLGLWQNKRRASAAVKAIALQRIQELDARIAALSGMRDTLRYLAQHCDGNDRPDCPILEAIGSAAPRQLPAPQATRH is encoded by the coding sequence ATGAATATCGGACAAGCCGCGAGCGTCTCCGGCGTCTCGGCCAAAATGATCCGCTACTACGAAAGTATTGGCTTGGTCGCTTCGGCTGACCGGAGTGAGGGGAACTACCGGATGTATCGTGAAAACGACATCCACACCCTGCGCTTCATCGGGCGTGCGCGGGCGTTGGGTTTCTCCATGGTGCAGATTCGAGAGCTGCTTGGGTTGTGGCAAAACAAGCGGCGCGCGAGCGCGGCGGTCAAGGCCATCGCGTTGCAGCGCATTCAGGAACTGGACGCCCGGATTGCCGCGCTCAGCGGCATGCGGGACACCCTGCGGTATCTGGCGCAGCATTGTGATGGCAACGATCGCCCCGACTGCCCGATCCTGGAGGCCATCGGCAGCGCTGCCCCACGGCAGTTGCCCGCACCACAGGCCACAAGGCATTGA
- a CDS encoding TolC family protein — MLFPRRLTLALLCAPAFGIAMSHAATSQSVPPLSVEETVALATAHASDAESSRGTIEAATQMAVAAGQLPDPILKFGLNNVPVNGPDQFSISRDFMTMRSISVMQEFTRGDKRRAKAARFEAEAASAEAQRAVGLANVQRNAVGAWLDRWYAEQTGTLLGHHDHPLELALQAATAAYRSGRGTRADVLAMELEIQKLHDRLDENRAAVATSTVALERWVGPAANRPLSEPPHLDAPPPVERLVRGDLDAVPEITAAQREVGLAESEIRAAAQAKKPDVTVELMYSQRGSAFSNMGSVNVSFPLPWDQGNRQDREVAARLAQAQAARAKSEILRRDTQAMVGAKLAELQRNLERLKRYDEKTLPLASTQAEAALTAYRANTGSLLAVAEANHRAIDTELERLALEAKTAKLWADLTFLVPLPTAQTESAIKERK; from the coding sequence ATGCTTTTTCCTCGTCGCCTGACGCTGGCGTTGCTTTGCGCGCCTGCTTTCGGCATCGCGATGTCGCATGCCGCGACCTCGCAATCCGTCCCTCCGCTTTCCGTTGAGGAAACTGTCGCGCTCGCCACTGCGCATGCCAGCGATGCGGAGTCCTCTCGAGGGACCATCGAAGCTGCGACGCAGATGGCGGTCGCCGCGGGCCAACTGCCGGACCCCATACTCAAGTTCGGACTCAACAACGTGCCGGTCAACGGCCCCGACCAGTTTTCGATCAGCCGGGACTTCATGACCATGCGCTCCATCAGCGTGATGCAGGAGTTCACACGTGGGGACAAACGCCGCGCCAAGGCTGCACGCTTCGAGGCTGAGGCGGCATCTGCTGAAGCACAGCGCGCCGTTGGCCTCGCCAACGTGCAGCGCAACGCCGTCGGTGCGTGGCTGGACCGCTGGTATGCCGAACAGACCGGCACGTTGCTAGGCCACCATGACCACCCGTTGGAACTCGCGTTGCAGGCGGCGACTGCCGCGTATCGCAGTGGACGGGGCACGCGCGCCGACGTGCTGGCGATGGAGCTGGAAATCCAGAAGCTGCACGATCGCCTGGACGAAAACCGCGCTGCCGTGGCGACCAGCACCGTCGCGCTGGAGCGCTGGGTTGGCCCGGCCGCCAACCGCCCGCTCTCCGAACCCCCACATCTCGATGCCCCCCCGCCGGTCGAGCGGTTGGTGCGCGGGGACCTGGATGCCGTGCCCGAGATCACCGCCGCGCAGCGCGAGGTGGGGCTGGCCGAGAGCGAGATCCGGGCCGCTGCGCAAGCAAAGAAGCCGGATGTCACTGTCGAGTTGATGTACAGCCAGCGCGGCTCCGCATTCTCGAACATGGGCTCCGTGAACGTCAGTTTTCCGCTGCCTTGGGACCAAGGCAACCGGCAGGACCGCGAAGTGGCGGCCAGGCTGGCGCAAGCCCAGGCAGCTCGCGCCAAGTCCGAAATCCTCCGGCGCGATACCCAGGCCATGGTCGGCGCCAAGCTCGCCGAGCTGCAGCGCAATCTCGAGCGGCTCAAGCGCTACGACGAGAAGACTCTGCCGCTCGCCAGCACGCAGGCGGAAGCGGCCCTGACCGCCTACCGGGCCAATACCGGATCGCTGCTGGCCGTGGCCGAGGCCAATCACCGAGCCATCGATACGGAATTAGAACGGCTCGCGTTGGAAGCCAAGACGGCCAAGCTGTGGGCGGACCTGACCTTCCTGGTTCCGCTGCCCACCGCGCAGACCGAGTCCGCCATCAAGGAACGCAAATGA
- a CDS encoding efflux RND transporter periplasmic adaptor subunit translates to MKKQVIATAAGLVLVGTAIYGAYRVGVNQGGRSTPSSMPASPASSLGAGDIDPKTGKKVLYWHDPMVPGQRFDKPGKSPFMDMQLVPVYAEGDSGASGITVDSRVAQNLGIRTAEVKAGRLSAVLEAPGNIAIDERSVQVIQARTNAFVQHVAVRATLDPVRRGQALVTLYSPDWVAAQEEYLAVLHQSAHGQADLASAAKARMLQAGMTPGQVSAVEASGRLQPSVGIASPIDGIVTEVAVRDGMTVSPGMTLFRLADLSQVWVVAEVPEGQARTISPGLAVKVLPTGAAEPLVGKVDTVLPDVNPATRTIKVRIILPNKGRHLLPGMFATVRFDSGEQQDVLTLPLEAVIRTGQRSIVMVDGGQAGFVATEIKTGREAAGMVEILAGLKAGQKVVTSGQFLIDSEASLRGTTERMAAPAAASAPAAATTEHEGVGRIEAVTGEGLTISHGPIPSIQWGAMTMEFGAPSAGLPKGLKPGDRVRFRFHLDKDGMAVLSSVASASTDQGGKP, encoded by the coding sequence ATGAAAAAACAGGTCATTGCAACGGCCGCGGGGCTCGTTCTTGTCGGGACCGCCATCTACGGCGCCTACCGGGTCGGCGTCAACCAGGGGGGCCGGTCGACACCATCGTCGATGCCGGCCAGCCCGGCCTCCAGCCTCGGGGCCGGCGACATCGATCCCAAGACCGGTAAGAAGGTGCTGTACTGGCACGACCCTATGGTGCCGGGGCAGCGCTTCGACAAGCCAGGCAAATCCCCCTTCATGGACATGCAACTGGTGCCCGTCTACGCCGAGGGGGATAGCGGTGCCAGCGGCATCACGGTTGATAGCCGTGTCGCGCAAAACCTCGGCATCCGCACGGCCGAGGTCAAGGCCGGCCGGTTGAGCGCGGTGCTGGAGGCGCCCGGCAACATCGCCATCGACGAACGCAGCGTGCAAGTGATCCAGGCGCGCACGAACGCCTTCGTCCAGCACGTTGCGGTCAGGGCAACCCTCGACCCCGTGCGGCGTGGGCAGGCACTGGTGACGCTGTATTCGCCGGACTGGGTGGCGGCCCAGGAAGAGTATCTGGCCGTGTTGCACCAGTCGGCACACGGTCAGGCCGATCTCGCCAGCGCGGCCAAGGCGCGCATGCTGCAAGCCGGCATGACGCCGGGTCAGGTCAGCGCGGTCGAGGCATCCGGACGGCTGCAGCCCAGTGTAGGTATCGCAAGCCCAATCGATGGCATCGTGACCGAGGTCGCGGTGCGGGACGGGATGACGGTCTCCCCCGGCATGACGCTGTTCCGCTTGGCCGACTTGAGCCAGGTCTGGGTGGTTGCCGAGGTGCCGGAAGGCCAGGCTCGCACCATCTCGCCGGGCCTGGCGGTCAAGGTGCTGCCGACCGGGGCAGCCGAGCCCCTGGTCGGCAAGGTCGACACTGTGTTGCCCGACGTCAACCCGGCGACGCGGACCATCAAGGTGCGCATCATCCTGCCCAACAAGGGCCGGCACCTGTTGCCGGGCATGTTTGCTACGGTCCGCTTTGACAGCGGTGAGCAGCAGGATGTGTTGACCCTCCCGTTGGAGGCCGTCATCCGTACCGGTCAGCGCAGCATTGTCATGGTCGATGGTGGCCAGGCGGGCTTTGTGGCCACCGAGATCAAGACCGGGCGCGAGGCCGCCGGCATGGTCGAAATCCTAGCGGGCCTCAAGGCTGGCCAGAAAGTGGTCACCTCCGGCCAGTTCCTGATCGATTCGGAAGCCAGCCTGCGCGGCACCACCGAGCGCATGGCGGCACCGGCTGCGGCCTCCGCGCCCGCAGCAGCCACCACCGAGCACGAAGGCGTCGGCCGCATCGAGGCCGTCACGGGTGAAGGCCTAACGATCTCGCATGGGCCGATTCCATCGATTCAGTGGGGTGCCATGACGATGGAATTCGGGGCGCCGTCGGCAGGCCTGCCGAAGGGCCTGAAGCCGGGCGACCGGGTGCGGTTCCGCTTCCACCTGGACAAGGACGGCATGGCGGTCCTCTCCTCCGTCGCGTCCGCCAGCACGGATCAGGGAGGCAAGCCATGA
- a CDS encoding efflux RND transporter permease subunit has translation MIARLILASIRNRFLILLATLMLTAWGLWAVRSTPLDALPDLSDVQVIIRTPFPGQAPQIVENQVTYPLTTTMLSVPGAKTVRGYSFFGDSFVYVLFEDGTDLYWARSRVLEYLNQVQSRLPAAAKPALGPDATGVGWIYEYALVDKSGQHDLSQLRALQDWFLRFELKSLPNVAEVASLGGMVKQFQVVLMPDRLRAYNLSQAKVLAALKAANQETGGSVLELGEAEYMVRASGYLKTLDDFRQIPLVTSDAGIPVRLGDVATLQLGPEMRRGIADLDGQGEVAGGVIVMRSGKNALETIEAVKAKLATLQKSLPAGVEIVPTYDRSALINRAVENLTHKLLEEFIVVALVCLVFLFHLRSALVAIVSLPLGVLAAFLVMRYQGVNANIMSLGGIAIAVGAMVDAAVVMIENAHKHLEHWHADNPGRNLTGHERWSVIGESAAEVGPALFFSLLIITLSFIPVFTLEAQEGRLFSPLAFTKTYSMAAAAGLSVTLVPVLMGYLIRGRIPTEQSNPLSRWLIRLYQPVLARVLAYPKTTVVIAAVLLAATAWPILRTGGEFMPPLDEGDLLYMPSALPGLSAGKAAQLLQQTDRLIKTVPEVASVFGKAGRADTATDPAPIEMFETTIQFKPHDQWRPGMTTDKLVEELDRVVKVPGLSNIWVPPIRNRIDMLATGIKSPVGIKVAGADLKEIDQLTTRIEEAVKTVPGVTSALAERLSGGRYVDVDIDRMAAGRYGLNIEDVQSIVSSAVGGDNVGEVVDGLARFPINMRYPRDYRDSVEQLRSLPIVTDRGQQITLSDVARIQVVQGPPMLRSENARLSGWVYVDIRGRDLRSAVQDMQAAVAKAVPMPAGYALSWSGQFEYLERASAKLKVVVPFTLLIIFVLLYLVFGRIDEALLIMGTLPLALIGGFWLLYLLGYNLSVAGIVGFIALAGVAAEFGVIMLLYLKQAWSERQEAGQNTTPALLEAIQEGAVLRVRPKAMTVAVILAGLIPIMWAHGTGSEIMQRIAAPMVGGMLTAPLLSLFVVPAVYLLLRKRGRGQSIPQPPSHDEVSR, from the coding sequence ATGATCGCCCGGCTAATTCTGGCGTCCATCCGCAACCGCTTCCTGATCCTGCTGGCGACGCTGATGCTGACCGCGTGGGGATTGTGGGCCGTGCGTAGCACGCCGCTCGATGCGCTGCCCGACCTGTCGGACGTGCAGGTCATCATCCGCACACCGTTTCCCGGCCAGGCGCCGCAGATCGTGGAGAACCAGGTCACCTATCCGCTGACCACCACCATGCTGTCGGTGCCGGGCGCCAAGACCGTGCGCGGCTATTCGTTCTTCGGTGACTCCTTCGTCTACGTGCTGTTTGAGGATGGCACCGACCTGTATTGGGCACGCTCGCGCGTGCTGGAATACCTGAACCAGGTGCAGTCCCGCCTGCCTGCCGCCGCCAAGCCCGCACTGGGCCCCGACGCAACCGGCGTGGGTTGGATCTACGAGTACGCGCTGGTGGACAAGAGCGGCCAGCACGACCTCAGCCAACTGCGCGCGCTGCAGGACTGGTTCCTGCGCTTCGAGCTCAAGTCGCTGCCCAATGTGGCCGAGGTGGCTTCGCTCGGCGGGATGGTCAAGCAGTTCCAGGTCGTCCTCATGCCGGATCGGTTACGCGCCTACAACCTGTCCCAAGCCAAAGTACTGGCGGCGCTCAAGGCGGCCAACCAGGAGACCGGTGGTTCGGTGCTGGAACTGGGCGAGGCAGAGTACATGGTCCGTGCCAGTGGCTACCTGAAGACGCTCGACGACTTCCGGCAGATTCCGCTGGTGACCAGCGATGCCGGCATTCCTGTGCGGCTGGGCGACGTCGCCACGCTCCAACTCGGCCCAGAGATGCGACGCGGCATTGCCGATCTCGACGGCCAGGGTGAAGTCGCCGGCGGTGTCATCGTGATGCGCTCCGGCAAGAACGCGCTGGAAACCATCGAAGCCGTCAAGGCCAAGCTCGCCACGCTGCAGAAGAGCCTGCCAGCCGGTGTCGAGATCGTGCCGACCTACGACCGTTCCGCGCTGATCAACCGCGCGGTGGAGAACCTGACGCACAAGCTGCTCGAGGAATTCATCGTCGTCGCGCTGGTGTGCCTGGTGTTCCTGTTCCACTTGCGCTCGGCGCTGGTCGCGATCGTTTCGCTGCCGCTGGGCGTGCTCGCCGCCTTCCTGGTGATGCGCTATCAGGGCGTCAATGCCAACATCATGTCGCTGGGCGGCATCGCCATCGCCGTCGGCGCCATGGTCGACGCGGCCGTGGTCATGATCGAAAACGCGCACAAGCACCTGGAGCATTGGCATGCGGACAATCCCGGCCGCAACCTGACGGGGCACGAGCGCTGGAGCGTGATCGGCGAATCGGCGGCGGAAGTGGGTCCGGCGCTGTTCTTTTCGCTGCTGATCATCACGCTGTCGTTCATTCCGGTGTTCACGCTGGAGGCACAGGAAGGACGGTTGTTCTCGCCACTGGCTTTCACCAAGACCTACTCGATGGCCGCTGCCGCAGGGCTGTCCGTGACGCTGGTGCCGGTGCTGATGGGCTACCTGATCCGCGGGCGCATCCCGACCGAGCAATCGAATCCGCTCAGCCGCTGGCTGATCCGGCTTTATCAACCGGTGTTGGCCAGAGTGCTGGCGTATCCCAAGACGACGGTTGTCATCGCCGCTGTGCTGCTTGCAGCCACGGCCTGGCCGATCCTGCGCACGGGCGGTGAATTCATGCCGCCGCTGGACGAGGGCGACCTGTTGTACATGCCGTCGGCGCTGCCGGGGTTGTCAGCGGGCAAGGCCGCCCAACTGCTGCAACAGACCGATCGCCTGATCAAGACCGTGCCGGAGGTCGCCAGCGTGTTCGGCAAGGCCGGCCGCGCCGACACCGCCACCGATCCGGCCCCCATCGAGATGTTCGAGACCACCATCCAGTTCAAGCCGCACGACCAATGGCGGCCCGGCATGACGACCGACAAGCTTGTGGAAGAACTGGACCGCGTGGTCAAGGTGCCGGGACTGTCCAACATCTGGGTGCCACCGATCCGCAACCGAATCGACATGCTCGCTACCGGCATCAAGAGCCCGGTCGGCATCAAGGTGGCGGGCGCAGACTTGAAGGAGATCGACCAACTGACCACGCGGATCGAGGAGGCAGTCAAGACCGTACCGGGGGTCACGTCCGCGCTGGCCGAACGCCTGTCCGGCGGGCGCTACGTCGACGTCGATATCGACCGAATGGCTGCGGGACGGTATGGGCTCAATATCGAAGACGTACAGAGCATCGTGTCGTCAGCCGTCGGCGGAGACAACGTGGGCGAAGTGGTCGATGGCCTGGCCCGGTTCCCGATCAACATGCGTTACCCACGGGACTACCGCGACTCGGTCGAGCAACTGCGCAGCCTGCCGATCGTCACCGACCGCGGCCAGCAGATCACGCTGTCTGACGTCGCTCGTATCCAGGTCGTGCAGGGGCCGCCGATGTTGCGCAGCGAGAACGCCCGCTTGTCCGGCTGGGTGTACGTGGACATCCGCGGACGCGATTTGCGCTCGGCGGTACAGGACATGCAAGCGGCCGTGGCCAAGGCGGTGCCCATGCCGGCTGGCTACGCGCTGAGCTGGTCCGGTCAGTTCGAATATCTCGAGCGTGCCAGCGCCAAGCTGAAGGTGGTGGTGCCGTTCACCCTACTGATCATCTTCGTGCTGCTGTACCTCGTGTTCGGCCGCATCGACGAGGCGCTGCTCATCATGGGCACACTGCCGTTGGCGCTGATTGGCGGCTTCTGGCTGCTCTATCTACTGGGCTACAACCTGTCGGTGGCCGGGATCGTTGGCTTCATCGCGCTGGCCGGCGTGGCGGCCGAGTTCGGCGTGATCATGCTGCTCTACCTCAAGCAGGCTTGGTCGGAGCGGCAGGAGGCTGGCCAGAACACCACACCTGCGCTGCTGGAAGCCATTCAAGAGGGCGCGGTGCTGCGGGTGCGCCCGAAGGCCATGACGGTCGCCGTCATCCTAGCCGGTCTGATTCCGATCATGTGGGCGCACGGTACCGGTTCCGAGATCATGCAGCGCATTGCCGCCCCGATGGTCGGCGGCATGCTCACCGCCCCCTTGCTATCCCTGTTTGTCGTTCCTGCTGTTTACCTGCTGCTACGCAAGCGCGGCAGGGGGCAATCCATTCCCCAACCACCCTCTCATGACGAGGTCTCACGATGA
- a CDS encoding copper-binding protein, whose protein sequence is MKYGSAVVFALTLASAPAAFAATSMEGMDMKPAGQAKQASKPVAAEVRKVYLDTGKITLKHGPIDNLGMGAMTMTFAVKDKASLQHFKEGQAVWAVFDMVDGQPTVIDLRSK, encoded by the coding sequence ATGAAATACGGTTCCGCTGTTGTATTCGCTCTGACGCTGGCGTCGGCGCCCGCCGCCTTTGCGGCTACGTCGATGGAGGGCATGGACATGAAGCCGGCAGGTCAAGCCAAGCAGGCATCCAAGCCCGTCGCGGCGGAGGTCCGCAAGGTGTACCTCGACACCGGCAAGATCACGCTCAAGCACGGCCCCATCGACAACCTCGGTATGGGCGCCATGACGATGACGTTTGCCGTCAAGGACAAGGCATCACTGCAGCACTTCAAGGAGGGCCAAGCGGTGTGGGCTGTCTTTGATATGGTCGACGGTCAGCCGACCGTGATCGATTTGCGGAGCAAGTAA